The following are from one region of the Natronosporangium hydrolyticum genome:
- a CDS encoding cobalamin B12-binding domain-containing protein, which translates to MSARIRVVVAKPGLDGHDRGAKVVARALRDAGMEVIYTGLHQTPEQIVETAVQEDAHAVGLSVLSGAHMTLFRRVVELLDERDARDIVVFGGGIIPDVDIPELARIGVAKVFTPGTTTESIVDWVRGNVRTPIG; encoded by the coding sequence GGTCGTGGCGAAGCCCGGGCTGGACGGGCACGACCGGGGCGCCAAAGTGGTGGCCCGCGCACTTCGGGACGCGGGTATGGAGGTCATCTACACCGGCCTGCATCAGACCCCGGAGCAGATCGTGGAGACCGCTGTCCAGGAGGACGCCCACGCCGTCGGGCTCTCGGTCCTCTCCGGCGCCCATATGACGCTGTTCCGGCGAGTGGTGGAGCTGCTCGACGAGCGCGACGCCCGGGACATCGTGGTCTTCGGCGGCGGGATCATCCCGGATGTGGACATTCCCGAGCTGGCGCGAATCGGCGTGGCCAAGGTGTTCACTCCCGGTACGACCACCGAGTCGATCGTCGACTGGGTCCGCGGCAACGTCCGTACCCCGATCGGCTAA
- the sucC gene encoding ADP-forming succinate--CoA ligase subunit beta yields MDLYEYQGRALFAKHGLPVLAGGVATTPEEARELAAQLGGQVVVKAQVKVGGRGKAGGVKLAEDADEAAAHAAAILGMDIKGHRVEQVMLTVTADIAEEYYLSYLLDRAERTFRCIASVAGGMDIEEVAATTPDRVAKVAIDPNVGVDDATARQIVSEGQFPTEVADQVAEIAQGLWRAFIAEDATLVEVNPLARTPQRRVLCLDAKVTLDENAAFRHPEYEELADHAAEDPLEQRAKEKDLNYVKLTGGSVGIVGNGAGLVMSTLDVVAYAGADLAGGVKPANFLDIGGGASAAVMANGLEIVLSDPDVKSVFVNVFGGITACDEVANGIVQALDLLRQRGEQVDKPLVVRLDGNNAEAGRAILDSAANPLVQRVDTMDGAAKRAAELAAAGK; encoded by the coding sequence GTGGATCTGTACGAGTACCAGGGGCGCGCGCTCTTCGCCAAGCACGGGTTGCCGGTGTTGGCCGGCGGGGTCGCCACCACCCCGGAGGAGGCCCGCGAGCTCGCGGCGCAGCTCGGTGGTCAAGTGGTGGTCAAGGCGCAGGTAAAGGTCGGCGGCCGAGGCAAGGCCGGCGGCGTGAAGCTCGCCGAGGACGCGGACGAGGCGGCCGCGCACGCCGCCGCCATCCTCGGCATGGACATCAAAGGTCACCGGGTCGAGCAGGTCATGCTGACGGTGACCGCCGATATCGCCGAGGAGTATTACCTCTCCTACCTACTGGACCGGGCGGAGCGGACCTTCCGCTGCATCGCCAGCGTGGCCGGCGGTATGGATATCGAGGAGGTCGCCGCGACCACCCCTGATCGGGTGGCGAAGGTGGCGATCGACCCCAACGTGGGCGTGGACGACGCCACTGCCCGGCAGATCGTCAGCGAGGGTCAGTTCCCGACCGAGGTCGCCGACCAGGTGGCCGAGATCGCGCAGGGGCTCTGGCGGGCGTTCATCGCCGAGGACGCCACGCTGGTCGAGGTGAACCCGCTGGCACGTACCCCGCAGCGCCGGGTGCTCTGCCTGGACGCCAAGGTGACGCTGGACGAGAACGCGGCCTTCCGGCACCCTGAGTACGAAGAACTCGCCGACCACGCCGCCGAGGATCCGCTGGAGCAGCGGGCCAAGGAGAAGGACCTCAACTATGTGAAGCTGACCGGCGGCTCGGTCGGGATCGTTGGCAACGGTGCCGGCCTGGTGATGTCCACCCTGGACGTGGTGGCGTACGCCGGAGCGGATCTGGCCGGCGGGGTGAAGCCCGCCAACTTCCTGGACATCGGGGGCGGCGCGAGCGCCGCGGTGATGGCCAACGGTCTGGAGATCGTGCTCTCCGACCCGGACGTGAAGTCGGTCTTCGTCAACGTCTTCGGCGGGATCACCGCCTGTGACGAGGTCGCCAACGGCATCGTGCAGGCGCTCGACCTGCTCCGGCAGCGCGGGGAGCAGGTCGACAAGCCGCTGGTGGTCCGGCTGGACGGCAACAACGCCGAGGCGGGTCGGGCGATTCTCGACAGCGCCGCCAACCCGCTGGTGCAGCGGGTGGACACGATGGATGGTGCCGCCAAGCGGGCGGCGGAGCTCGCGGCAGCAGGGAAGTAG
- the sucD gene encoding succinate--CoA ligase subunit alpha: MAIWLTKDSKVIVQGMTGGEGSKHTRRMLAAGTTIVGGVTPGKGGQQVEFDGVTLPVFGDVAAAVEQTGADVSVIFVPPKFAKAAVMEAVDARIGLAVVITEGIPVHDSTAFWAYNVAAGGHTRIIGPNCPGIASPGAANAGIIPADITGPGRIGLVSKSGTLTYQMMYELRDIGFSTCVGIGGDPVIGTTHIDALAAFEADPETDAVVMIGEIGGDAEERAAEFIKQHVSKPVVGYIAGFTAPPGKTMGHAGAIISGSAGTAQAKQEALEAVGVRVGRTPTETAGLVREVMRG, from the coding sequence ATGGCGATCTGGTTGACCAAGGACTCGAAGGTCATCGTGCAGGGGATGACCGGCGGGGAGGGCTCGAAGCACACCCGACGGATGCTCGCCGCCGGCACCACCATCGTCGGTGGGGTGACCCCCGGTAAGGGTGGCCAGCAGGTGGAGTTCGACGGCGTGACCCTGCCGGTCTTCGGCGATGTCGCCGCGGCGGTCGAGCAGACCGGCGCCGATGTGTCGGTCATCTTCGTCCCGCCGAAGTTCGCCAAGGCGGCGGTGATGGAGGCGGTCGACGCCCGGATCGGCCTGGCGGTGGTGATCACCGAGGGCATCCCGGTGCACGATTCGACCGCGTTCTGGGCGTACAACGTGGCCGCCGGCGGCCACACCCGGATCATCGGCCCGAACTGCCCGGGGATCGCCTCGCCCGGGGCCGCCAACGCCGGCATCATCCCGGCCGACATCACCGGCCCCGGCCGGATCGGGCTGGTCAGCAAGTCCGGCACGCTGACCTACCAGATGATGTACGAGCTGCGGGACATCGGCTTCTCGACCTGTGTCGGGATCGGTGGCGACCCGGTGATCGGCACTACCCACATCGACGCGCTCGCCGCCTTCGAGGCGGACCCCGAGACCGACGCCGTGGTCATGATCGGCGAGATCGGCGGCGACGCCGAGGAGCGGGCGGCTGAGTTCATCAAGCAGCACGTCAGCAAGCCGGTCGTCGGCTATATCGCCGGCTTCACCGCGCCGCCCGGCAAGACCATGGGTCACGCCGGCGCGATCATCTCCGGTTCGGCCGGCACCGCACAGGCCAAGCAGGAGGCGCTGGAGGCGGTCGGGGTGCGGGTTGGTCGGACGCCGACCGAGACCGCCGGTCTGGTCCGCGAGGTCATGCGCGGCTAG
- a CDS encoding DUF6350 family protein — protein sequence MATRDDPPVPAQSAAPEELLTAAEAAHLAARSAPGESADMAGGAADAPAVAGVAGAAAAAGRAGRPGRASRGDRPRRAPLPLAAAVATGWAALLSFTPVALFVTLLIFVELGPTGLLDPLRVAAAGWLLGHGVALQTPEGPIGVAPLAIGALAAWRVARAGVHVTRAMGARHRRSFWHALLAAVVVAVGYGGLGALAGFVVGEQDWGVSVVVAGVTLAGFGLLAAGCGSLHATGVWRMWLARLPAAVPAGARAAVVAVAVVFASGAVLAGAAIAVDWREAGDMLAVYQTGVAGQAGLTLMCLAFAPNLMVWATAYLLGPGFAIGSDTVVRSSEVTAAQPLPPLPVFAGVPDGPLPTLGAVLLVVPVIAGALAGRGLARRLRAAALIRRIRAGWGQLLTAVVVAGAVAGLLIGAAAYLSGGPLLSGALTTLGPDPLPVAGFAAASVTVGGLIGAGASTALSRRRRA from the coding sequence ATGGCGACTCGTGATGACCCCCCGGTGCCGGCCCAGTCGGCCGCACCAGAGGAGCTGTTGACCGCGGCTGAGGCCGCCCACCTGGCGGCCCGGAGCGCGCCGGGCGAGTCAGCCGACATGGCTGGTGGGGCGGCCGACGCCCCGGCCGTCGCCGGTGTCGCGGGTGCCGCCGCCGCTGCCGGGCGGGCCGGTCGGCCGGGTCGGGCGAGCCGCGGTGATCGGCCGCGGCGGGCGCCGCTGCCGCTGGCCGCTGCGGTAGCGACCGGCTGGGCGGCGCTGCTTTCGTTCACCCCGGTGGCGCTCTTCGTCACGCTGTTGATCTTCGTCGAGCTCGGTCCGACCGGCCTGCTCGATCCGTTGCGGGTGGCGGCCGCCGGCTGGCTCCTCGGCCACGGTGTCGCACTGCAGACGCCAGAAGGTCCGATCGGCGTCGCGCCGTTGGCGATCGGGGCTTTGGCCGCATGGCGGGTGGCCCGGGCAGGGGTGCACGTGACCCGGGCGATGGGGGCGCGGCACCGCCGTTCGTTCTGGCACGCGCTGCTGGCGGCGGTGGTGGTGGCGGTCGGCTACGGCGGGCTGGGCGCGCTCGCCGGGTTCGTCGTCGGGGAGCAGGACTGGGGAGTTTCGGTCGTCGTCGCCGGGGTGACGCTCGCCGGCTTCGGTCTGCTGGCGGCCGGCTGCGGATCATTGCACGCGACCGGAGTGTGGCGGATGTGGCTGGCCAGGCTGCCGGCGGCGGTGCCGGCCGGGGCGCGGGCAGCGGTGGTAGCGGTGGCTGTCGTCTTCGCCAGTGGCGCGGTGCTCGCCGGGGCGGCGATCGCGGTCGACTGGCGGGAGGCCGGTGACATGCTCGCGGTCTACCAGACCGGTGTGGCCGGTCAGGCCGGGCTCACCCTCATGTGCCTGGCCTTCGCGCCGAATCTGATGGTCTGGGCGACGGCGTATCTGCTGGGGCCGGGCTTCGCGATCGGTAGCGACACGGTGGTTCGTAGCAGCGAGGTGACAGCGGCGCAGCCCTTGCCGCCGTTGCCGGTCTTCGCCGGGGTGCCGGACGGTCCACTACCGACCCTCGGGGCGGTGCTGCTGGTGGTGCCGGTGATCGCCGGGGCGCTCGCCGGTCGGGGGCTGGCCCGTCGGCTGCGGGCGGCGGCCCTGATCCGGCGGATCCGGGCGGGCTGGGGCCAGCTACTGACGGCGGTGGTGGTCGCCGGGGCGGTCGCCGGGTTGTTGATTGGCGCGGCGGCCTACCTCTCGGGTGGTCCGCTGCTCAGCGGAGCGTTGACCACGCTGGGGCCGGATCCGTTGCCGGTGGCGGGGTTCGCAGCCGCGTCGGTGACGGTCGGCGGGCTGATCGGGGCGGGCGCCAGCACGGCGCTCTCCCGCCGCCGCCGGGCCTGA
- a CDS encoding DUF4190 domain-containing protein, whose translation MIVGIAAIPLVCCFGFGILAGIVAVVLGFLGKQKADQGLATNRGQALTGIICGAVAAGLGLCGTVLSLLDVFTFSSSF comes from the coding sequence ATGATCGTCGGCATCGCCGCCATCCCGCTGGTGTGCTGCTTCGGCTTCGGCATCCTCGCGGGCATCGTCGCGGTAGTGCTCGGCTTCCTCGGCAAACAGAAGGCCGACCAGGGACTCGCCACCAACCGTGGCCAGGCGCTGACCGGCATCATCTGCGGCGCCGTCGCCGCCGGGCTCGGCCTGTGCGGCACCGTCCTCAGCCTGCTGGACGTGTTCACCTTCAGCAGCTCGTTCTAG
- the purN gene encoding phosphoribosylglycinamide formyltransferase — MTARLVVLVSGAGSNARALLEACAAPAYGAQVVAVGADRPGTGGVALAAAAGVATFEVPVGDYPDRAAWDRALTERVAAHRPDLVISAGFLRLAGPAFLSAFRNRFLNTHNSLLPAFPGIHGPRDALAYGVKLAGATLFFVDEGVDTGPIVAQVAVPVQPDDTVETLTERIKVAERAQLVECVGRLVREGWTITERKVSIP, encoded by the coding sequence GTGACCGCTCGGCTCGTCGTACTCGTCTCCGGGGCCGGCAGCAACGCCAGAGCGTTGCTCGAGGCCTGCGCCGCTCCGGCGTACGGCGCGCAGGTGGTGGCGGTCGGCGCGGACCGGCCGGGGACCGGCGGGGTTGCGCTGGCCGCGGCGGCCGGGGTGGCGACCTTCGAGGTGCCGGTCGGCGACTATCCGGACCGTGCCGCGTGGGATCGGGCGCTCACTGAGCGGGTGGCGGCGCACCGTCCGGATCTGGTGATCTCGGCCGGATTTCTGCGGCTCGCCGGCCCGGCGTTCCTGTCCGCCTTCCGGAATCGTTTCCTCAACACCCACAACTCGCTGTTGCCGGCGTTCCCCGGCATCCACGGCCCGCGGGACGCGCTGGCGTACGGTGTGAAGCTTGCCGGTGCCACGCTCTTCTTCGTCGACGAGGGGGTCGACACCGGCCCGATCGTCGCCCAGGTGGCGGTGCCGGTGCAGCCGGACGACACAGTGGAGACATTGACTGAGCGGATCAAAGTCGCCGAGCGGGCGCAGCTGGTCGAGTGCGTCGGGCGGCTGGTGCGTGAGGGTTGGACCATCACCGAGAGGAAAGTGAGCATCCCATGA
- the purH gene encoding bifunctional phosphoribosylaminoimidazolecarboxamide formyltransferase/IMP cyclohydrolase: protein MTSRRPIRRALVSVYDKAGLAELAQALHAAGVEIVSTGSTAGAIEAAGAPVRRVEELTGFPECLDGRVKTLHPAVHAGLLADVDRREAHAAQLAELELAPFDLLVSNLYPFRETIASGAGLEECVEQIDIGGPAMVRAAAKNHANVAVVTSPERYPELLAAVAEGGFTLAQRRALAARAFIDIADYDRAVAAWSAQVLLEPEPEPEPEPEQQGWPAYAASSGQLATVLRYGENPHQAAALYTDPAQPVGLAQAEQLHGKEMSYNNYIDADAAWRSAHDFAEPCVAVIKHANPCGIALGADVAEAHRKAHACDPVSAFGGIIAVNRPVTEELAQQVAEIFTEVIVAPAYEDAALTVLAERKGLRVLRVPAWEPVAFDVRHISGGTLLQSADRIDAPGDDPASWRLVAGEPAAPAVLADLAFAWRAVRSVKSNAILLAADRATVGVGMGQVNRVDAARLAVARAGAERATGSVAASDAFFPFPDGLQVLIDAGVRAVVQPGGSVRDELAIEAATAAGITLYLTGTRHFYH, encoded by the coding sequence ATGACCAGTCGGCGGCCGATCCGGCGCGCACTGGTGAGTGTGTATGACAAGGCGGGCCTGGCGGAGCTGGCGCAGGCGCTCCACGCCGCCGGGGTGGAGATCGTCTCCACCGGTTCCACGGCTGGGGCGATCGAGGCGGCCGGGGCCCCGGTGCGCCGGGTGGAGGAGCTGACCGGTTTCCCCGAGTGTCTGGATGGGCGGGTGAAGACGCTGCATCCGGCGGTCCACGCGGGGCTGCTCGCCGATGTGGACCGGCGCGAGGCGCACGCCGCCCAGCTGGCCGAGCTGGAGCTGGCCCCGTTCGACCTCCTGGTCTCCAATCTCTACCCGTTCCGGGAGACCATCGCCTCGGGCGCCGGCCTGGAGGAGTGCGTCGAGCAGATCGACATCGGCGGGCCGGCGATGGTGCGGGCGGCGGCGAAGAACCACGCCAATGTCGCCGTCGTCACCTCGCCGGAGCGCTATCCGGAGCTGCTGGCGGCGGTCGCCGAGGGTGGGTTCACGCTGGCGCAGCGACGGGCCCTGGCGGCCCGGGCCTTCATCGACATCGCCGACTATGACCGGGCGGTCGCGGCGTGGAGCGCGCAGGTGCTGCTGGAGCCGGAGCCGGAGCCGGAGCCGGAGCCGGAGCAGCAGGGCTGGCCGGCGTACGCCGCCTCGTCCGGGCAGCTGGCGACGGTGCTGCGCTACGGCGAGAATCCCCACCAGGCCGCCGCGCTCTACACCGACCCGGCCCAGCCGGTCGGGTTGGCGCAGGCCGAGCAGCTGCACGGCAAGGAGATGTCCTACAACAACTACATTGACGCCGACGCCGCCTGGCGCTCGGCGCACGACTTCGCCGAGCCGTGCGTGGCGGTGATCAAGCACGCGAACCCGTGCGGTATCGCCCTCGGGGCCGATGTCGCCGAGGCGCACCGCAAGGCGCACGCCTGTGATCCGGTCTCGGCCTTTGGTGGGATCATCGCGGTCAACCGGCCGGTCACCGAGGAGTTGGCCCAGCAGGTCGCCGAGATCTTCACCGAGGTGATCGTCGCCCCGGCGTATGAGGACGCGGCGCTGACGGTGCTCGCCGAGCGGAAGGGCCTGCGAGTGTTGCGGGTGCCGGCGTGGGAGCCGGTGGCATTCGACGTGCGGCACATCTCTGGCGGCACCTTGCTGCAGTCGGCTGACCGGATCGACGCGCCGGGCGACGATCCGGCGAGTTGGCGGCTGGTGGCCGGCGAGCCGGCCGCGCCGGCGGTGTTGGCGGATCTGGCGTTTGCCTGGCGGGCGGTGCGGTCGGTGAAGTCGAACGCGATCCTGCTCGCCGCCGATCGGGCCACGGTCGGGGTCGGCATGGGCCAGGTCAACCGGGTCGACGCGGCCCGGCTCGCGGTGGCGCGGGCCGGGGCCGAGCGCGCCACCGGTTCGGTCGCGGCCTCGGACGCCTTCTTCCCGTTCCCGGACGGACTGCAGGTGCTGATCGACGCCGGTGTCCGGGCGGTGGTCCAGCCGGGCGGATCGGTCCGGGACGAGTTGGCGATCGAGGCGGCGACCGCGGCCGGGATCACCCTCTACCTGACCGGGACCCGGCACTTCTACCACTGA
- a CDS encoding bifunctional methylenetetrahydrofolate dehydrogenase/methenyltetrahydrofolate cyclohydrolase has product MSAVRLDGKAAAAAVKEELRERVKALAARGRTAGLGTILVGDDPGSRAYVAGKHRDCAEVGIASIRRDLPASATQDEVLAAVAELNVDPACTGFLVQLPLPSGVDEQAVLTAVDPDKDADGLHPVNLGKLVLGMPGPLPCTPRGILALLRRYEVPVAGAEVVVIGRGVTVGRPLGLLLSRRSENATVTLCHTGTRELAGHTRRADIVVAAAGVPGLLTADMVRPGAAVLDVGITRAERDGKVKLVGDVAPEVAEVAGFLAPMPGGAGPMTRAMLLANVVERAERDH; this is encoded by the coding sequence GTGAGCGCAGTGCGGCTGGACGGCAAGGCGGCCGCGGCGGCGGTCAAGGAGGAGCTGCGGGAGCGGGTCAAGGCGCTGGCGGCGCGGGGGCGTACCGCGGGCCTGGGGACGATCCTGGTCGGTGACGATCCGGGTTCCCGGGCCTATGTCGCTGGCAAACACCGGGACTGCGCCGAGGTCGGCATCGCCTCGATCCGCCGGGACCTGCCCGCGAGCGCCACCCAGGATGAGGTGCTGGCGGCGGTCGCGGAGCTGAACGTCGACCCGGCGTGTACCGGCTTCCTGGTGCAGCTGCCGCTGCCATCCGGGGTGGACGAACAGGCGGTGCTGACGGCGGTCGATCCGGACAAGGACGCCGACGGCCTACACCCGGTGAATCTGGGCAAGTTGGTGCTGGGGATGCCGGGGCCGCTGCCCTGCACACCGCGCGGCATCCTGGCGTTGCTGCGCCGGTACGAGGTGCCGGTGGCGGGCGCGGAGGTGGTGGTGATCGGTCGGGGTGTGACCGTGGGCCGGCCGTTGGGGTTGCTGTTGAGCCGCCGGTCGGAGAATGCGACGGTCACGTTGTGCCACACCGGTACCCGGGAGCTGGCTGGGCATACTCGCCGGGCCGACATCGTGGTCGCGGCGGCCGGGGTGCCGGGACTGCTCACCGCCGATATGGTCCGACCGGGGGCGGCGGTGCTCGATGTGGGGATCACCCGGGCCGAGCGCGACGGCAAGGTGAAGCTGGTGGGTGATGTCGCGCCCGAGGTCGCCGAGGTGGCGGGTTTCCTGGCGCCGATGCCCGGTGGGGCGGGGCCGATGACCCGGGCGATGTTGTTGGCGAATGTGGTGGAGCGCGCCGAGCGCGATCACTAA
- a CDS encoding M23 family metallopeptidase, translating to MSAIALVLPGLFGAAAPASQQPADDEPFVYSPDPVLVDEVMAQLPPRDDTVATDVHVQRENADKWAFGTVVQVAPEEPERHPDGWLWLAWAEGDRWRVALEGSPQFARVSDDAPVLTEPEQEVLGTTGYGGSAPLATDFRTGMRLPYAVGQQWRYTGGPHPMSGTVRSSIDLAGGDGRVLAAADGYAYTMCPSETGWIRVVHGRGFATDYYHLEDNIVVYGSAVAEGDYIGMIGNDVSCGGSSTGPHVHFSLRRDGEYVPIDGYNLGKWVIGAGAANYQGFARHGSTRVDVGGVLHNHGALALDEGVVDTFGPGELNRRGGPGAEHEIVGSVADGATVTIECSARGSDHTGRDRTTNVWHRLGDGGWVSAAYVWTGAPDPLTRWC from the coding sequence GTGTCCGCGATCGCGTTGGTCCTGCCCGGTCTGTTCGGCGCCGCCGCGCCAGCGTCCCAGCAACCCGCCGACGACGAGCCGTTCGTCTACTCCCCCGACCCGGTGCTGGTCGATGAGGTGATGGCCCAGTTGCCGCCGCGCGACGACACGGTCGCCACCGATGTCCACGTGCAACGGGAGAACGCCGACAAGTGGGCGTTCGGCACCGTGGTTCAGGTGGCTCCCGAGGAGCCGGAGCGCCACCCCGACGGGTGGCTGTGGCTGGCCTGGGCGGAGGGCGACCGGTGGCGGGTGGCGCTGGAGGGCTCGCCGCAGTTCGCCCGGGTCAGCGACGACGCCCCGGTGCTCACCGAGCCGGAGCAGGAGGTGCTCGGTACCACCGGCTATGGCGGCTCGGCGCCGCTGGCGACTGACTTCCGGACGGGGATGCGACTGCCGTACGCGGTGGGGCAGCAGTGGCGCTACACCGGCGGGCCGCACCCGATGAGCGGCACCGTCCGCAGCTCCATCGACCTGGCCGGCGGCGACGGCCGGGTGCTCGCGGCCGCCGACGGGTACGCGTACACCATGTGCCCGTCCGAGACCGGCTGGATCCGGGTGGTCCATGGCCGCGGCTTCGCCACCGACTACTACCACCTCGAAGACAACATCGTGGTCTACGGCAGTGCGGTCGCCGAGGGCGACTATATCGGGATGATCGGCAATGACGTCTCCTGTGGGGGCAGCAGCACCGGCCCGCATGTCCACTTCTCGCTGCGCCGGGACGGCGAGTACGTGCCGATCGACGGCTACAACCTCGGCAAGTGGGTGATCGGCGCCGGAGCGGCCAACTACCAGGGGTTCGCTCGGCACGGTTCCACCCGGGTGGATGTCGGCGGGGTGCTCCACAACCACGGCGCCCTGGCCCTGGACGAGGGGGTCGTCGACACCTTTGGTCCGGGGGAGTTGAACCGTCGCGGCGGGCCCGGGGCCGAGCACGAGATCGTGGGCTCGGTGGCCGATGGCGCCACCGTCACGATCGAGTGCTCTGCCCGGGGCAGTGACCACACCGGCCGGGACCGCACTACCAATGTGTGGCACCGGCTCGGCGACGGTGGGTGGGTCAGCGCCGCGTACGTGTGGACCGGCGCGCCGGACCCGCTCACCCGATGGTGCTGA
- a CDS encoding malate dehydrogenase, whose amino-acid sequence MGTGKKVTVVGAGFYGSTTAQRLAEYDIFDTVVLTDIIEGKPEGLALDLNQSRAVEGFETTVVGQSTGQQGEGYEAIEGSDIVVVTAGLPRKPGMSRMDLIEVNAKIVRQVSENIAKYAPNAVVIVVSNPLDEMTALTQQVTQFPKHRVMGQAGMLDTARFTNNVAEALAVPVSAVRTLTLGSHGDTMVPVPSRCTVNGTALADLLPADKVDELVTRTRNGGAEVVALLKTGSAYYAPSAAAAKMARAVAEDSGAVMPVCAWVDGEYGISGVYLGVEAELGATGVRRVVETALTDAERAALGEAAEAVRAKQADVANL is encoded by the coding sequence ATGGGTACTGGCAAGAAGGTCACCGTGGTCGGCGCCGGCTTCTACGGCTCCACCACCGCGCAGCGGCTCGCGGAGTACGACATCTTTGACACGGTGGTGTTGACCGACATCATCGAAGGGAAGCCGGAAGGGCTGGCGCTGGACCTGAACCAGTCCCGCGCCGTCGAGGGCTTCGAGACCACCGTGGTCGGGCAGAGCACCGGCCAGCAGGGTGAGGGCTATGAGGCGATCGAGGGCTCCGACATCGTCGTGGTCACCGCCGGTCTGCCGCGCAAGCCGGGCATGAGCCGGATGGACCTGATCGAGGTCAACGCCAAGATCGTCCGGCAGGTCTCGGAAAACATCGCCAAGTACGCGCCGAACGCCGTAGTGATCGTGGTCTCGAACCCGCTCGACGAGATGACCGCGCTCACCCAGCAGGTCACCCAGTTCCCGAAGCACCGGGTGATGGGGCAGGCGGGCATGCTCGACACCGCCCGGTTCACCAACAACGTTGCGGAGGCGCTGGCGGTGCCGGTGAGCGCGGTGCGGACGCTCACCCTGGGTTCGCACGGCGACACCATGGTGCCGGTGCCGTCCCGCTGCACCGTGAACGGGACCGCGCTGGCCGACCTCTTGCCGGCCGACAAGGTCGACGAGCTGGTGACCCGGACCCGTAACGGCGGCGCCGAAGTGGTGGCGCTGCTGAAGACCGGGTCTGCCTACTACGCCCCCTCCGCCGCCGCGGCGAAGATGGCGCGGGCGGTCGCCGAGGACAGCGGCGCGGTGATGCCGGTCTGTGCCTGGGTCGACGGCGAGTACGGCATCTCCGGGGTCTACCTCGGGGTCGAGGCCGAGCTGGGCGCGACCGGGGTGCGCCGGGTGGTCGAGACCGCCCTGACCGACGCTGAGCGGGCGGCGCTGGGCGAGGCGGCCGAGGCGGTCCGCGCCAAGCAGGCTGACGTCGCAAATCTCTGA
- the cutA gene encoding divalent-cation tolerance protein CutA — protein MNGYSHCQVVTTIDSKDAADDLARAAVQARAAACAQVIGPISSSYWWEGSVQTEQEWQVVFKTTQRAYGSLEEYIRAHHSYDVPEILCLPVTAGHRPYLEWLDHEVA, from the coding sequence ATGAACGGGTACTCGCACTGCCAGGTCGTGACCACCATCGACAGCAAGGACGCCGCGGACGACCTCGCCCGGGCGGCGGTGCAGGCGCGCGCCGCGGCCTGCGCCCAGGTGATCGGCCCGATCTCGAGTAGCTACTGGTGGGAGGGGTCGGTCCAGACCGAGCAGGAGTGGCAGGTGGTCTTCAAGACCACTCAGCGCGCCTACGGCAGCCTGGAGGAGTACATCCGCGCCCACCACAGCTACGACGTGCCGGAGATCCTCTGCCTGCCGGTGACCGCGGGGCACCGTCCGTACCTGGAGTGGCTCGACCACGAGGTCGCATGA